Sequence from the Ochrobactrum vermis genome:
TCTTGTGCTGGCGATCGTGAAGAAATGCGTTAAGATTCTTGTAGCGGCCATGTTCGAGTTCCGCCAGTACGCAAATGCGACGATGGCCGTCGAGAATCATTTGCGTCACCGCTGCATGGGCGGCCTGACGGCCGTTGACGGTTACCGAATCCGCCTTCAGGCCCTTGACGCGGCGATCGATCTGAACGACTGGACAACCGCTGGCAACGACATCGTGCAGGTGCTGTGCCTTGAGAATGTCACAGGGCGCAATGATTATGCCGTCGACCTGTTTTTCGCGCAGCAGATCCACCGCCTCCAGTTCGCGATCGATCGCTTCATCGCTATTGGTGACGATCAGGCCAAAGCCACGTGCACGCACCACATCGGAAATGCCGCGCAGAATACTGGCGTAAAACGGGCTTTGCATGTCGCCAGCCACAACGCCGATGGTCTTGGTGCGTCCGGTAATAAGGCTGCGCGCCAGAAGGTTGGGACGATAGGCCAGCGTATCGGCGGATTTTTTGACCTTGTTGCGGATTTCTTCGCTGGTATAGCCATAGCCGCCCAGTACACGTCCGGCAGTAGCGGTGCTAACGCCAGCCAGGCGCGCTA
This genomic interval carries:
- a CDS encoding LacI family DNA-binding transcriptional regulator, whose amino-acid sequence is MSERRADKTTIADVARLAGVSTATAGRVLGGYGYTSEEIRNKVKKSADTLAYRPNLLARSLITGRTKTIGVVAGDMQSPFYASILRGISDVVRARGFGLIVTNSDEAIDRELEAVDLLREKQVDGIIIAPCDILKAQHLHDVVASGCPVVQIDRRVKGLKADSVTVNGRQAAHAAVTQMILDGHRRICVLAELEHGRYKNLNAFLHDRQHKKIDISVLYPSWQRLLGYIEAHEEAGIAFDPSLVAQVGSYSIDTARQHAIALLTRENRPSALFTTDGLMSAGAMLAISELDISIPQQLSVVCFDDLDWMSFFTPKLSAIRQPLLEVGEAAARLVLERLDSADRAQQDIVLHAEWQPRSSLARHPG